The Lycium barbarum isolate Lr01 chromosome 9, ASM1917538v2, whole genome shotgun sequence genome has a segment encoding these proteins:
- the LOC132609738 gene encoding AP-2 complex subunit mu-like isoform X1 — MPVSASAIYFLNLRGDVLINRLYRDDVGGNMVDAFRMHIMQSKELGTCPVRQIGGCSFLYMRISNVYIVIVVSSNANVACAFKFVVEAVTLFKSYFGGAFDEDAIRNNFVLIYELLDEIMDFGYPQNLSPEILKLYITQEGVRSSFSSKHVDRPVPNATLQVTGAVGWRREGLVYKKNEVFLDIVESVNLLMSSKGSVLRCDVTGKVLMKCFLSGMPDLKLGLNDKIGLEKESQLKSRPTKSGKTIELDDVTFHQCVNLTRFNSEKTVSFVPPDGEFELMKYRITEGVNLPFRVLPTIKELGRTRMEVNVKVKSVFGAKMFALGVVIKIPVPKQTAKTNFQVTSGKAKYNPAIDCLVWKIRKFPGQTESTLSAEVELISTITEKKSLTRPPIQMEFQVPMFTASGLRVRFLKVWEKSGYNTVEWVRYITKAGSYEIRC, encoded by the exons ATGCCAGTATCGGCTTCAGCAATATACTTTTTAAATCTCCGTGGCGATGTTCTTATTAATCGCCTTTATCGTGACGATGTTGG GGGAAATATGGTTGATGCCTTCAGGATGCATATAATGCAGTCAAAAGAACTTGGTACATGTCCCGTCCGGCAGATTGGAGGATGCTCTTTCTTGTACATGAGAATTAGCAAtgtctatattgtgattgttgttagcAGCAATGCAAATGTTGCATGTGCATTCAAGTTTGTTGTTGAG GCTGTTACATTATTCAAATCTTATTTTGGTGGTGCCTTTGATGAAGATGCCATCCGCAATAACTTTGTTTTGATTTACGAGCTATTGGACG AAATTATGGATTTTGGTTACCCTCAAAATCTTTCACCTGAAATCTTGAAACTCTACATTACTCAGGAAGGTGTTAGGTCATCCTTTTCATCCAAG CATGTAGATAGGCCAGTTCCAAATGCAACATTGCAAGTCACTGGTGCGGTCGGTTGGCGCAGGGAGGGTCTTGTTTATAAGAAGAATGAG GTATTTCTGGATATTGTGGAGAGTGTTAATCTCCTTATGTCTTCAAAAG GTAGCGTCCTCCGTTGTGATGTAACTGGAAAAGTTCTCATGAAATGCTTCCTTTCCGGAATGCCTGATTTGAAGTTGGGCTTAAATGATAAAATTGGTCTCGAGAAAGAGTCACAGCTCAAGTCCCGTCCGACTAAGAG TGGTAAAACTATTGAGCTCGATGATGTTACTTTCCACCAGTGTGTAAATTTGACAAGATTCAACTCGGAAAAGACTGTCAGCTTTGTTCCGCCTGATGGTGAATTTGAATTGATGAA GTACCGCATTACTGAAGGAGTAAATCTTCCTTTCCGTGTATTACCAACTATCAAAGAATTAGGCCGTACACGTATGGAAGTGAATGTTAAG GTTAAGAGTGTGTTTGGTGCAAAAATGTTTGCTCTTGGAGTAGTTATTAAAATTCCAGTGCCAAAGCAAACTGCAAAAACGAACTTCCAGGTGACATCAGGGAAAGCAAAGTACAATCCAGCCATTGACTGTTTGGTCTGGAA GATAAGAAAGTTTCCGGGACAAACTGAGTCAACATTGAGTGCTGAAGTTGAGTTAATTTCGACAATCACAGAGAAGAAGTCCTTGACTCGGCCGCCAATTCAAATGGAATTTCAG GTTCCCATGTTTACAGCATCTGGTTTGCGTGTTCGGTTTCTTAAG GTGTGGGAGAAGAGTGGCTACAACACAGTTGAGTGGGTTCGTTATATCACTAAAGCTGGTTCGTATGAGATAAGGTGCTAA
- the LOC132609738 gene encoding AP-2 complex subunit mu-like isoform X2 translates to MDFGYPQNLSPEILKLYITQEGVRSSFSSKHVDRPVPNATLQVTGAVGWRREGLVYKKNEVFLDIVESVNLLMSSKGSVLRCDVTGKVLMKCFLSGMPDLKLGLNDKIGLEKESQLKSRPTKSGKTIELDDVTFHQCVNLTRFNSEKTVSFVPPDGEFELMKYRITEGVNLPFRVLPTIKELGRTRMEVNVKVKSVFGAKMFALGVVIKIPVPKQTAKTNFQVTSGKAKYNPAIDCLVWKIRKFPGQTESTLSAEVELISTITEKKSLTRPPIQMEFQVPMFTASGLRVRFLKVWEKSGYNTVEWVRYITKAGSYEIRC, encoded by the exons ATGGATTTTGGTTACCCTCAAAATCTTTCACCTGAAATCTTGAAACTCTACATTACTCAGGAAGGTGTTAGGTCATCCTTTTCATCCAAG CATGTAGATAGGCCAGTTCCAAATGCAACATTGCAAGTCACTGGTGCGGTCGGTTGGCGCAGGGAGGGTCTTGTTTATAAGAAGAATGAG GTATTTCTGGATATTGTGGAGAGTGTTAATCTCCTTATGTCTTCAAAAG GTAGCGTCCTCCGTTGTGATGTAACTGGAAAAGTTCTCATGAAATGCTTCCTTTCCGGAATGCCTGATTTGAAGTTGGGCTTAAATGATAAAATTGGTCTCGAGAAAGAGTCACAGCTCAAGTCCCGTCCGACTAAGAG TGGTAAAACTATTGAGCTCGATGATGTTACTTTCCACCAGTGTGTAAATTTGACAAGATTCAACTCGGAAAAGACTGTCAGCTTTGTTCCGCCTGATGGTGAATTTGAATTGATGAA GTACCGCATTACTGAAGGAGTAAATCTTCCTTTCCGTGTATTACCAACTATCAAAGAATTAGGCCGTACACGTATGGAAGTGAATGTTAAG GTTAAGAGTGTGTTTGGTGCAAAAATGTTTGCTCTTGGAGTAGTTATTAAAATTCCAGTGCCAAAGCAAACTGCAAAAACGAACTTCCAGGTGACATCAGGGAAAGCAAAGTACAATCCAGCCATTGACTGTTTGGTCTGGAA GATAAGAAAGTTTCCGGGACAAACTGAGTCAACATTGAGTGCTGAAGTTGAGTTAATTTCGACAATCACAGAGAAGAAGTCCTTGACTCGGCCGCCAATTCAAATGGAATTTCAG GTTCCCATGTTTACAGCATCTGGTTTGCGTGTTCGGTTTCTTAAG GTGTGGGAGAAGAGTGGCTACAACACAGTTGAGTGGGTTCGTTATATCACTAAAGCTGGTTCGTATGAGATAAGGTGCTAA
- the LOC132609739 gene encoding plant intracellular Ras-group-related LRR protein 5-like, with translation MTSPACAKIIDEITRIYKSLPPRPSILQLEAAISVIKSVETEEQIELDEISNELPPENNVPTELYSLLQQVRKAMVSFQSQEKKKEAVQLIELDKIYQNFDGLIQKATELISEGTKVEKINSFEDQVAETGRKDVISDETLKTSVSSSEIKHKEKYSLMKVAALIENAAKTRATVLDLHNKLMDKIEWLPLSLGKLVNVTGLNFADNQIMALPTTIGSLESLTKLDLHSNQIINLPDSFGELLNLTDLDLHANRLKSLPASFGNLVNLMNLDLGSNRFTHFPDCVGNLTSLKRLNVEMNQLEELPYTIGFCSSLVELRLDFNRLKALPEAVGMLKGLEILTLHINRIKGLPTTMGNLSRLRELDVSFNEVENVPEAFCFAVSLEKLNLANNFADLRTLPRSIGNLENLEELDITNSQIRTLPDSFRFLSKLKTFRADETPLEVPPRQMIKLGAQVVVEYMADFVATNEVQSQRPKKRRAFFSRNCLFFWN, from the exons ATGACTTCACCTGCTTGTGCAAAAATCATAGATGAAATTACAAGAATTTACAAATCACTACCACCAAGACCTTCCATTTTACAACTTGAAGCAGCAATTTCTGTAATCAAATCAGTAGAAACTGAAGAACAAATAGAACTTGATGAAATTTCCAATGAATTGCCACCAGAAAATAATGTTCCAACAGAGTTATACTCTTTACTACAACAAGTTAGAAAGGCTATGGTATCTTTTCAAagtcaagaaaagaaaaaagaagctgTTCAGTTAATTGAACTTGACAAGATTTATCAGAATTTTGATGGCTTAATTCAAAAAGCTACAGAATTGATTTCTGAGGGGACCAAAGTGGAAAAAATCAATTCTTTTGAGGACCAAGTTGCTGAAACTGGAAGAAAAGATGTGATCAGTGATGAGACTTTAAAGACTTCTGTTTCCTCATCAG AGATCAAGCACAAAGAGAAGTACAGTTTAATGAAAGTGGCTGCCCTGATTGAAAATGCTGCCAAAACTAGAGCAACAGTTCTTGATCTTCATAACAAGTTAATGGACAAGATTGAATGGCTTCCATTGTCACTTGGGAAGTTGGTAAATGTCACTGGGCTAAACTTTGCTGATAACCAAATTATGGCTCTTCCAACTACCATTGGTAGCCTTGAATCCTTAACGAAGCTCGATCTTCACTCAAACCAAATTATAAACCTTCCTGATTCATTTGGTGAGCTGCTCAATTTGACTGATCTCGACCTTCACGCGAACAGGTTGAAATCGCTCCCAGCTTCTTTTGGGAACTTAGTAAATCTGATGAATCTTGATTTGGGTTCGAACCGGTTCACTCATTTTCCTGATTGCGTTGGGAACTTGACCTCCTTGAAGAGACTAAATGTTGAAATGAATCAGCTCGAAGAACTTCCTTACACGATCGGATTCTGCTCTTCCCTTGTAGAGTTGAGATTGGATTTTAATCGGCTTAAAGCTCTTCCCGAGGCAGTGGGAATGCTCAAAGGCTTGGAGATTCTTACGCTGCACATTAACAGAATTAAAGGATTACCAACGACGATGGGGAATCTTTCTCGCCTCAGGGAACTTGATGTTAGCTTCAATGAAGTTGAGAACGTACCCGAAGCGTTTTGTTTCGCTGTTAGCTTGGAAAAGCTTAATCTTGCGAACAATTTTGCGGACTTGAGAACTTTACCAAGATCAATCGGGAACTTGGAGAATCTTGAAGAGCTTGATATTACCAACAGTCAAATAAGAACGCTGCCCGACTCCTTCAGGTTCTTGTCAAAGTTGAAAACTTTTCGAGCTGACGAGACTCCACTAGAAGTACCACCGAGGCAAATGATAAAGCTAGGAGCTCAG GTTGTTGTAGAGTACATGGCTGATTTTGTAGCTACGAATGAGGTTCAATCGCAGCGGCCAAAGAAAAGGAGAGCTTTCTTTTCTCGAAATTGCCTTTTTTTTTGGAACTGA